One Salvia splendens isolate huo1 chromosome 1, SspV2, whole genome shotgun sequence genomic window, CAGTTCATCATGACCCCTTTTTAGAAAGCATCAATGCTGGAATGATTGCTTATTTTCCTGCAATTACATGCTGgagtaatattttcttcaattatttgactttatttaattttccccATTTTTTCCTTACCGATCCAGTTCACATGTTCAGACTCTGTTCTTTTAACGTGGATGTTGGGTATACGATTTCGCCTGAATGTTTTTTATAACGCGCCCACTTGCATTATGGGATTATTTAATAATCTTTCTTAATTTTCTTGGTAGATTACTAGTATATTGGTTTCTTTAAATTAATGCCACTATTCAATTTAATAAATGTAGCTCTAGCATGAGCTGGACAATTACTAGCGTTGGGTCGCGCTCATTTAATTCTCTTGCGGCcccataatttaaattttaatttttgaatcaAGTGGGCAAGATTTTAATGACTAATTAGTTGAACATCATAACTATGCCATTAGTCAGTGTCGAGAATTGATTTTCCAATATCCTTTACAAAACATTTGCATATacaatttaatcaattttatatAAACCATGattaaagtatatttttatttttatggttgAAATTACTCCACTTTTATTAAGCAAATAGGCTAATCAGAGctattgatattatccataaCGGTTATTCATTTATTCTGTGAACTCAAACTCAAATGAGGAATTAGACTGATATGGACAAAATGGAATTCATATTATGTTCAAGATCAATATTAAATCGTAACTATACAGTGTATATATCATACTAGTATTCTATAACATCAAAAtatatgaaacaaaaaaaaattgaactgtaaaatttcatttgttttgtTTCTAAAATGTCATGACTATTGTGTGAGTACATTGAGCAATGAAACCCTAGTGTTAATCAAGCTCCGAAACGCCCTCTCTCCACACTCTTCAATCTCCAAAATCCGATCTTCCATTTCACGCATTTTCTTCGACGCATTCTTCACATCTTCCTCCGCTTTCTTCCTCAAATTCTCCAAATCCAACTCTCGGAATTCACGAATCCCTCCTTCAACTTTCACGCTTTTCGTTTTCCTCCCAAACCCCAACCCCATGCAGGGTGCCTTCCGAAAAGCCGCCGAGCTCGAGATCCCGCCGAAAAGCGCATTAGAAACCGCCACCGTCGCCTCCACCACACCGTCGATCACGTCCAGTATCTCCGCCTCTTCGTCATACACCTTCCGCGGCGGATCCGCTGATTTCCCGACGGATGCGAAATCGGAGGAGAGCTTCCCGATCTCCTTGGCGATTTTGCCGAGATTTTTCGATCGCGCCGCGACACCGGCTTCGTCCTTCCTCCGGACGGCGATCTGCGCGGCGGAGTGCTCCTCCTTGAGGCGGAGGAGGAGCGTCTGGAAGGTTCCGTGGACGTCGACGAAGCGAAGGAAGTCTTCGAGAAGCTTCTCGATGAGGTGATTGGATTCGGAGCAGTCGGCGCCGCGGAGGGAGTCGCGCGTCTGCGGGAGGTGGAGGAGGTCGTCGAGAGACTCGTGGACGGACTTGAGGCGGCGGAGGCCGTCGCAGAGCCAGGCGGAGGTGCGGGCGTCGGCGGACCAGGAGTGGAGCTCGGAGATCTCGTCGCGGAGGTGAGAAATGATCGGGTGCGTCCGGCACGGGAGACTGGCGGATCTGACGTGGATGGCGGTGCGTGGTTTGGGTGCTGGGGGAGGGTTGGGGAAGGAGAGGGAGCGGCGGAAACTGGTCACCATTTTGGGTGccattgttttgatttttgtgtttgtgaagaaagggggaaaaagGAGATGTTTGTTTGAAGGGGAAGagtagtgtgtgtgtgtatttatatgGTGGTTTGGGTTGCGATATGCGAATAAATACAGCTGGAGGTGTTGGGAGGGGAGGAGATTCAGTCATGTGGAGGTGTTTCTGTTATGGTGGAGCCTACACACGCATCACGTGTGCCTCTCATTTATTCCCGTACCTCTCACTCGCTATGCATGCCTGCAACCGTTTACCCTTTCATACACGTTTATTTTCAACTTCATCTACGCATCAACTTCATAATCTTCTTAGAGCATTAGCGGTGgcgcggatgtcccggcggacatcccaaaaacacctcatgccacgtcatacggacatcccactgcggaTGCTACGTCATActgacatcccactgcacagtggcggacatcccaacggacttcccacaataaaaattcacaaattaaacaatttacggaattaaaatttcgacacaaatacaaggaaaatgaaacaactttatttaaaaaaaacatacttaattaaaaaaatacataattattaaaaaaattacattgttAAAAAAACCGCCATCTCACTCCTCGGAGTCCCCACCGCCAGTCCCCTCATCATTcccgccgccgccaccccccCTCGTCGTCACTCTCCGACATGTCTCCGAACCCCCAATCGCATCGCATATTGTTGATGATATCCTTAAGCGACCGCTTGTAATGGCGGTCGGTCGAttggcgccattcaaccatcCGCGCCGGggacttttgcccaaccgggcgacagCGGCGGCCCGACGATGTGGgagtcgggaactctgcctcggcggggggagttgtgggaaccagcactgctactgtactccccggaggcgctgatcttcgtccgctttggccagccagattcaacactcgcagtgaacttggccgaagtctgcaccacaatatagacctcccaatatttgaatttccCGAACCCCTGTGCAGTGTCGATGAACTGATGGAGAGACaggagcttcacatcctcggtagacatgccgctggttgccgagcggaggttgtttgtgtaaatgccggaaAATCTGCTaagctgcctcctcagccgctcccactgtttcccgcattgctctccgttgtgaggcttccccctagtggtttgaactggaggtagctttggctaatgcgccaccgcATCCTGTCGATGcgctggttagccccgacgttTGGATCCTCCACCACACTGATCCACACCTTCGCCAGTGCGATGCACTCCTCcatgctccagacggtcctcttcTTCCCGCTAGACCCCTCCCCCACCTCTGCGGCCCCCGCCTCACCACCGTACATCGGGACGAGCGAGGTAATGCCAcgtcccctgcccctccctATCCCTGGCTTCTCCCCCTCCTCCTTGTTGCCGTTGGTGCGTCGGTGGGAAaatcccggatcggagatagccccaactcctcaagcGAGAACGTCTCCATGctagtgaactgagtctcgagaggagtactCGGGGGTTGTATAGCGCCAGTAAATTCATATaggccgatagacgttgtccaccggcgattgggagaccccctgcctactccccccgCAGCGCCATGTgatccctgcatcatccccgacatcatcatcccgggcatctggggcatcatttccggcatttggggcatcatcccgggcatctaAGGCATCATCAttggcatctggggcatcattccCTGCATTTGGGGCATTCCGGGACTCGCCCCGGGCATCTAGGACATTTGGGGTATCATCCCATACCACtccgggtacatgttgtagtaacCGGGCATCATCCTCGCCGCCGTTTGagattggggcatcatccccggcatttggggcatcgcAGCAGACATCAGCGTACTACCGCCGACGGGAAAATAAGGCGcatgtgactcgctcgtggcaggggaatcgctatcgtggtgatccattgttcttcgaaagaaaagtattttagagagagagagatactcgttaatacaagtggtgtgaacgaaatgaagttcaacgataCGTATTTGTagaattattaaaaaagaaattaatgcaataatcgggacgtccgcgcggacgtccgtgggagtcaacgcaatggcggacgtccgcacggacgtcgcgacggataTCCGCGGAACGGcccggaactccggtgtccgcaacgGATGTTCGTATCCGTGCCtcccttgcacaatggcggacgtcccgcgtggacttccggcacgccggtcggaattctgccgggacgggcgccattgctaatgctcttatagAAGTATTATTTGTGtcatatttaataatttattttcatgttttattataatgcgttttaatttttatttatctttagagtatttatagtataaattgTGTTGTTTATGTTATTAATTAAGGAGActaaatattaaatactttCTCTTGTTTCATTAAATGACtcatatttcttttctttttttatgtttttcaatAAAtgctttattttaattttattatttttagtaagGGAATCATACATTTCATTAACTCATTTCGTTTAGAattattatactactaatatataaaagcgGAATACATaatccattaactttttttcctcactttatttgtaaatgtcaaatactccctccgtcccggactacttgcacttatttcctttctgggcgtcccaagttatttgcactctttccattttttttaaaaattatcacctacagccgcaattgttgactttgatatacactcattccttaatatCCGTgtcgaaaaggaaatgtgcgagtagtccgggacggagagagtatttttttaaaatttgtaccAGTCAAACATGTgacaattaaatagaaaatgtcaagcaattttttaaaatccgtaCCAGTCATACATGTGACTATTAAATAGGACCAGATGAAGTATAATTGAAATATACTCCATGAGGGGGAGAACACAAGAGAACGCCTCTATGGGATATCCTTCAAAGATTTGTAGTCTTGAGTAAATGTTCATCTTAAAGGACTtaagtaagaaaaaaaatgtttcatttatcccatataaaatgaatatttttttacatgAAATTTTTTACAATACTAATGTGTACTCCGTAGAGAaagaatataatataaatattactccgtagtatttttattttaaaacgaATGATGCACCCATCGTAGAGGAGAAAGTGCTACGTGGATGTATAAACCTATGGTGGAATATGAACAAAACCCCACAAGAGCAAAACCATTCGAACCAACGGCAGAGCCATGTGGTGATGGGGGCGAGCTTAAGCCCCTCtcaatcaatttttttgtttttttcttcttataaaAATCTCACGAGCCTCTTCacattaataattattttaaattctgTTTAAACtcaaaaatataagaaaatactCAAATTCGCGAATGTCATGTCTGAATTGCAGTTGAGAGTTGCAAACTAAGTCGTGAATCGAAGCTGCCAACTTCAAACAGCATAAGTCCTAAATTTTATACGAACAAAGCCCTAAAATTGATTAGAATGAAGGAAATGACGTCGTTTCAAGTCTGCCCAACCAATAATGTATCGAAGAATCAAAGTTTTGTTCATGTGGAAAAATAAGCCTTCCACATTGGCACCACAACTAATTTCCCTGAAAAATAGTCTAATCATGAGACAATTGCAAATTAAGTGAAAAAGCCACGTTAATTTACTAAAATGCAACAAAATAATTATCAAATTTCCCAAATTTGATATTAGTACAAAATGACTTGCGAGTTGTGACTTGGGGTTGATCGGGGCTGCCGTCATATATATTGATGGTCGTCTCTGATTCATACACGACCTCCTTCAACCTAACtctcaaataaaataaagactATTAATTCATCACCACTCAATATATACAACCCAACCTTTATCTTATTTTCACTCACATTGTAATAGCCATATATGATGCtttaattttacttttcaaaaAATCTTTaaaagtatattttatttttgctaaTATTTGTTACTGTGATTAACTAGAGACTCATTCGGTACCAATGTGTTTGGACCATCAATTGTTGCTCGGATGGAGTTGGCCACACATTATGCTGGGATGCACCCAAGACTGtgttatttgtttttgttttaaaatagattgttttatttataaactTCAATTTCCACCTAATTTGACGTCCTATACAGAATTGATGAATCATAAATAAGAAATGCCGGTGGAAACTCAATGTAGGAAAATTTATGTTTGGACTAGCATGTTGGGGCGGACACACGTTCAAGGAGgagagggcttaagcccttacccaaaattttctttctagttttttctattattaaaattttcaaaaattctaaaACTTATCTCTCAGCCCTTACCCGAGTAAGTTATTTACGACTAAATCATCTGAAGTTATAAGGAAAAAGGGGCTGaacaatcaagaaaaaaaatgtgcAGAGAATTGAAATATAACAATGACTACCTATACAAGTGGAGGAATAAGATGAGTTAACTTAAAAAgagttaataaattattattattattattatatttaaaattttctagTAAAATGTGTCATGCTTTATGTCAGTCTGTTTGTCGGCTATTGAATTAATAAATTACAGAGCAATAACTTTTTAAAACTTCTacttttatttagttttccATTAATAAATTCAACTAATTCTAAATTTTCTCCTCCAACGTATTTTTTTCCTCATCTCTTTGCAAATATGGTTATCCGCATCCCTATCTCTTAACCATCCCATCTCGTCACTATTTATGGACtacactgtacttttcaccacatctcttaactaagagacaacacttgCATCCCTctatctcttaaccatctcatctcttaactattcattcaatttcattttttatttttatttccaacagattcaattaataaaaacacacttcattaaataaaataaaattacaatttaaaatcctaaaaaataaaaaaatacataattaaaatcctaaaaaaaattaaaatacataatataaaatacaattttatatgaattataaaaactactccgccggcgaatcatcccccgaaggcggtggcggtgcactcaagctacttggaggcggaataccaatttatcttgccatatactcaatttcgacaagatgggcttgatattggggaggcttcatgcgggaagtgtcagccatcgtggcgaccaagtacatggacattaaggTGTTCAAgctcgagcccgagcccgcctggcttgattcgcctcggcccctcctccctctagccacCTTCGCCGCTTTGGTCCCTTGCGACCGACAGCGTGAACgggaggagccccctgcatcggtggtcgtgccctcaacctcttgtgaggcgttggTTGACCcaccctcactagacgagtattggccactcgccgtgtgcttcgtgcatttcgagctcgagcccgtgctggactggacaccgccagcccacctttcaacgtctttgaccgactcccaaacatcgacatgtttgaattc contains:
- the LOC121792703 gene encoding uncharacterized protein LOC121792703; translation: MAPKMVTSFRRSLSFPNPPPAPKPRTAIHVRSASLPCRTHPIISHLRDEISELHSWSADARTSAWLCDGLRRLKSVHESLDDLLHLPQTRDSLRGADCSESNHLIEKLLEDFLRFVDVHGTFQTLLLRLKEEHSAAQIAVRRKDEAGVAARSKNLGKIAKEIGKLSSDFASVGKSADPPRKVYDEEAEILDVIDGVVEATVAVSNALFGGISSSAAFRKAPCMGLGFGRKTKSVKVEGGIREFRELDLENLRKKAEEDVKNASKKMREMEDRILEIEECGERAFRSLINTRVSLLNVLTQ